The proteins below come from a single Rosa rugosa chromosome 2, drRosRugo1.1, whole genome shotgun sequence genomic window:
- the LOC133730884 gene encoding uncharacterized protein LOC133730884, with the protein MAVPQVGNLAPRSIEALALLHGLRFAIHVGFSNLEVEGDALSVINALQESSEDYSSEGHLIDEVKSLFQSFHSCSSHFVKREGNKVAHRLAKEALKVCQPLLCLQSGPSWLHQCVSIDFQCEV; encoded by the coding sequence ATGGCAGTCCCACAGGTTGGTAACCTCGCCCCAAGATCTATTGAAGCTTTGGCATTGCTGCATGGACTCAGATTTGCGATTCATGTTGGATTCTCCAATCTTGAAGTTGAAGGGGATGCCCTCTCAGTCATCAATGCTTTACAAGAGAGTTCGGAGGATTATAGCTCTGAGGGTCATTTAATTGACGAAGTTAAGTCTTTATTTCAGTCTTTTCACAGTTGTAGTAGTCACTTTGTGAAACGAGAAGGCAACAAGGTTGCTCATCGTTTGGCAAAAGAGGCATTGAAAGTTTGTCAACCTTTACTTTGTCTGCAGTCGGGGCCTAGTTGGCTCCATCAGTGCGTCAGTATAgatttccagtgtgaagtctag